GGCCATGGCCGAGGCGCTGGCGCTGCCACCGACTTGACCCCCGGCTCACGTTTACCTGTAGCCGGCCTTGCTTGGGGTCGGCCCTGATCACGACGAGGTAGGGCATGAACCGTTCATTGCTGCGGCCCGCCGGCCTGGTGCGGATAGCGGATTTTCTTCACCTGACCCGGCTGGACCGCCCCATCGGCACCTGGCTTTTGATGTGGCCGACGCTGTGGGCGCTGTGGCTGGCCGCCGACGGCGTGCCCGGCCGCGGCGTGGTGCTTATTTTTGTCGCCGGAGTCTACGTGATGCGCGCCGCGGGCTGCGTGATCAACGATTACGCCGACCGCCACGTGGACGGCCACGTCAAGCGCACGACCCAGCGCCCGCTGGCCACCGGACGCATCAGCGAGGCCGAAGCCAAGGGCGTATTTGCCGGACTGGTATTCATCGCCTTCATCCTGGTGCTGATGACCAATCTGTTCACCGTTCTGCTCTCGCTTGGCGGGGTGGTGCTGGCGTTCATCTACCCGTTCATGAAGCGCTATACCCATCTGCCCCAGCTGTTCCTCGGCGCGGCCTTCTCCTGGGCGATTCCCATGGCCTACGGCGCGGTGCTGGGGCAGGTGCCGGTGGAAGCCTGGCTGCTGTTCATCGCCAACGTGGCCTGGACCATTGCCTACGATACCCAGTATGCCATGGTGGACCGCGACGACGATCTCAAGATCGGGGTGAAGTCCACCGCGGTGCTGTTTGGCCGCGCCGATCGGCTGATGATCGGGATTTTCCAGCTGGTGGCGCTGGGATTTCTGGGCTGGACCGGCTGGCGGCTGGCGGCGGGCGGTTTTTTCTGGCTGGGGCTTGCAGGTATGGCCGCCACCTTTGTCTACCAGCAGTGGCTGATTCGCGAGCGCGTTCGCGAACGCTGCTTTCAGGGCTTTCTCAATAACTTCTGGTCGGGGCTCATCGTGTTTGCCGGCATCGCCCTGGGCCTGTGGCCGGCGGCGGGATAACCGCTTTGGCACCGGCAGCTTGAGGGGGATGCATGACCGCCAAAACCGTGTTGCTGGTTGAAGACGAAGTCTCCATTCGCGAGATGCTCGCCGTGGCGCTGGAAATGGCCGACTACCGGGTGCTGGAAACCGGCAATGCCCAGGATGCCCACGCCATGATCCTCGACCAGCGCCCGGATCTGGTGCTGCTTGACTGGATGCTGCCCGGGGTCAGCGGTATCGAGCTGGCCCGGCGGCTGAAGCGCGATGCCGCTACGGCGGGGCTGCCGATCATCATGCTCACCGCCAACAGCGAAGAGGACAACAAGATCCAGGGGCTGGAGGCCGGCGCCGACGACTACATCACCAAGCCGTTTTCGCCTCGGGAGCTTCTGGCCCGGCTGCGGGCGGTGCTGCGCCGGGCCGC
This DNA window, taken from Halomonas piscis, encodes the following:
- the ubiA gene encoding 4-hydroxybenzoate octaprenyltransferase, with amino-acid sequence MNRSLLRPAGLVRIADFLHLTRLDRPIGTWLLMWPTLWALWLAADGVPGRGVVLIFVAGVYVMRAAGCVINDYADRHVDGHVKRTTQRPLATGRISEAEAKGVFAGLVFIAFILVLMTNLFTVLLSLGGVVLAFIYPFMKRYTHLPQLFLGAAFSWAIPMAYGAVLGQVPVEAWLLFIANVAWTIAYDTQYAMVDRDDDLKIGVKSTAVLFGRADRLMIGIFQLVALGFLGWTGWRLAAGGFFWLGLAGMAATFVYQQWLIRERVRERCFQGFLNNFWSGLIVFAGIALGLWPAAG
- the phoB gene encoding phosphate regulon transcriptional regulator PhoB, which translates into the protein MTAKTVLLVEDEVSIREMLAVALEMADYRVLETGNAQDAHAMILDQRPDLVLLDWMLPGVSGIELARRLKRDAATAGLPIIMLTANSEEDNKIQGLEAGADDYITKPFSPRELLARLRAVLRRAAPPDRESVIEVAGLRLDPVSHRVSLHGQPLELGPTEYRLLQFFMTHQERVHTRRQLLGEVWGDNVYVEERTVDVHIRRLRKSLGQSHKALIQTVRGTGYRFSARE